In the genome of Paenibacillus pabuli, the window TTGTTTCAATTTTTTGGGGCATATTAATAGGGGATTTAGACGGATTTAGGCATCCTGAGCTGCATGAAATGTAAAGCAACTCCCCTCGGCCTGATCATGATTAGTTGTAAGCGTTATATAACATAAAAAAAGGAGCATACCTCATGAGCACTCTTTTTGGGTTATCCCATAATGCAACGCTATTGGTCTGGACATTAATTGCGATTGTCTTCCTGATCGTGTTGATCTCCAAATATAAATGGAATCCTTTCATTACCCTTTTGTTGTCTGCACTAATGCTTGGTTTACTTGCAGGTATGAAGCCTTCAGATGTCATTTCCTCCATTACGGGAGGACTTGGTGGAACACTTGGAACAATCGCCATCGTTATCGGTCTGGGTACCATGCTCGGTAAGATGATGGCTGAATCCGGCGGAGCCGAGCGTATTGCTACCACACTGGTGGATCGTTTCGGTGTGAAGCGTGTGCACTGGGCAATGATGATTGTTGGTTTTATCGTCGGTATTCCTGTCTTCTTTGAAGTCGGTGTTATTTTGCTAATTCCGATCATTTTCACCGTTGCGCGTAAAACCAATATGTCACTGCTGCAGATCGGTATTCCGATTTTGGCAGGTCTCTCTACTGTACATGGTCTCGTCCCACCTCACCCGGCTCCCATGATTGCCATCGAAGCATTCAGTGCCGATTTGGGTAAAACGATCTTGTACTCCCTTATTGTAGGTATCCCTACTGCTATTATCGCTGGACCTCTGTTCGGTAAATTTATCGGTAAAAGAATACATACCGAACCACCTGCAGAGCTGGCTGAACAATTCGCTACGAAAAAAAGTAACAACTTGCCGGGTTTCGGAATAACCCTGTTTACCATTTTACTGCCGGTCATTTTGATGCTCATTGGCTCCATCGCCAATATCGTAGATCCTGACGCCACAAGCGGTTTTACTGTTTTCTGTGAATTTATCGGCCATGAAATTATAGCCCTGCTGATCTCCGTCGTGTTCGCCCTCTTTTCACTCGGATTCTCACGCGGGTTCAACAAACATGACATCTCCCGCTTCACCAGTGAATGTCTGGCGCCTACGGCGACCATCATTCTCATTATTGGCGGTGGCGGTGCGTTCAAGCAGGTGTTGATCAACAGCGGTGTAGGTAATGCTATTGCTGAGGTCGCTACACATGCCAATATTAACGTGATTCTGTTCGCCTGGCTTGTCGCTGCACTCATTCGGGTTGCTACCGGTTCAGCGACTGTAGCAATGACGACAGCTGCTGGTATTGTCGCTCCGGTGCTTGCACTAACACCAGGTGCCAACATTGAGCTGGTCGTACTCGCTACCGGTGCAGGTTCACTTGTTCTCTCCCACGTGAACGACGCAGGTTTCTGGATGATCAAAGAATTTTTCAATAT includes:
- a CDS encoding GntP family permease translates to MSTLFGLSHNATLLVWTLIAIVFLIVLISKYKWNPFITLLLSALMLGLLAGMKPSDVISSITGGLGGTLGTIAIVIGLGTMLGKMMAESGGAERIATTLVDRFGVKRVHWAMMIVGFIVGIPVFFEVGVILLIPIIFTVARKTNMSLLQIGIPILAGLSTVHGLVPPHPAPMIAIEAFSADLGKTILYSLIVGIPTAIIAGPLFGKFIGKRIHTEPPAELAEQFATKKSNNLPGFGITLFTILLPVILMLIGSIANIVDPDATSGFTVFCEFIGHEIIALLISVVFALFSLGFSRGFNKHDISRFTSECLAPTATIILIIGGGGAFKQVLINSGVGNAIAEVATHANINVILFAWLVAALIRVATGSATVAMTTAAGIVAPVLALTPGANIELVVLATGAGSLVLSHVNDAGFWMIKEFFNMSVSQTLKTWTVMETLLSVVGLIFILLLSTVV